One segment of Amycolatopsis alba DSM 44262 DNA contains the following:
- a CDS encoding amino acid adenylation domain-containing protein — translation MTSSGHVDCPDRVRLWNATSVAYPALPIPVLFREQCEKHPERVAIREGTSTWSYQELHARASGVAETLLARGVGRDDVVAVLLGRSPEAIAVILGVLMTGAAYLPLDQEHPDSRLTRLVHQAGPRLAITRSVDLGRELGCDLVAVEDVPAVSRTPIPAPPVSVDDRAYVIYTSGSTGTPKGVAVPHRAVVRLVRGGTWLRLNSLDVMVATTNLTFDVSCFEIFGALLNGARVVLPDKQTLLSSDDLHRLLRVEGATVMWLSAGLFHQHATSHPHMFASLECLLAGGDALNPGCVRAVLAHSPPGRLLNGYGPTENGVLSTTHELSLADVPEDTLSVPIGRPVGNSSAYVLRSDRSVAEIGEDGELWVGGDGVAHGYHRAPAATRERFLPDPFSDRSDARLYRTGDLARWRHDGVIEFLGRQDRQVKIRGYRVELREVELALAAHPRVREAAATLREPRAGEQQLACWVVPEADLKDTPEKLAGQIRRYLHDHVPSYMIPGRITVIPALPLNASGKIDRTALPTQVPRAGQRETGSRPRGKIEKAVAEVWRDILGVDAIARDDDFFALGGQSLHTTQVVAVLQHKLEIDTAHGRDLIAHLLTTPTLREFAATVAAAKAGVAEAAVVSRPDYWADTRLGTLDVATSPAAWPPRSVLLTGATGFLGVFLIDRLVRAGVERVQCLVRASDDTAAATRLAARMRRYGLDWTRVRDRVTALAGDLTTPRLGSGRRFAELAEETDLIIHNGSHVNFAYPYKALRAPNVEGTREIVRLACTTRLKPLHYISSIAVIAGFGIAGTRHVAEDTPLAHVEQIRLGYPESKWVAEQLVHAAGERGLPIAVHRPYEITGTTDSGIWNTDTMMCALFRSIADTGTAPGIPLPLDFVPVDFTADAITHIALDRLPDGRVYHLANPHDARLDLVVDRLRARGHQIRTLPYRRWVARMSARTAADPDEPMAPYLPMFEPAADTGVSVKEMYFAGTFPRFGRENFQAAIAETDLVCPPVDANLIDLYLDHFTESGFLSPPQRSRHTA, via the coding sequence GACCGGGTTCGCCTTTGGAACGCGACTTCTGTCGCTTATCCCGCGCTGCCGATCCCGGTGTTGTTTCGCGAACAGTGCGAAAAGCATCCGGAACGTGTCGCCATCCGGGAGGGGACGTCGACGTGGAGTTACCAGGAACTCCACGCACGTGCGTCCGGTGTCGCGGAAACGCTGCTCGCTCGCGGCGTCGGACGTGACGATGTCGTGGCCGTGTTGCTCGGTCGGTCGCCCGAGGCGATTGCCGTGATCCTCGGTGTGCTGATGACCGGCGCGGCCTACCTGCCGTTGGATCAAGAGCATCCGGACAGCCGGTTGACCAGGCTCGTCCACCAGGCCGGACCGCGGTTGGCGATCACCCGTAGCGTCGATCTCGGGCGAGAGCTGGGTTGCGACCTTGTCGCTGTCGAAGACGTGCCCGCCGTCTCTCGCACGCCGATTCCGGCCCCTCCTGTTTCGGTGGATGACCGGGCCTATGTCATCTACACGTCCGGCTCCACCGGCACCCCCAAGGGCGTGGCGGTGCCGCACCGTGCCGTGGTTCGGTTGGTGCGTGGTGGCACCTGGCTACGACTGAACTCTCTTGACGTGATGGTGGCCACGACGAATCTCACCTTCGACGTGTCCTGCTTCGAGATTTTCGGCGCCCTGCTCAACGGCGCTCGCGTCGTGCTACCGGACAAGCAGACGTTGCTGTCGTCGGACGATCTGCATCGGTTGTTGCGCGTGGAAGGCGCGACCGTGATGTGGCTGAGCGCCGGGCTTTTCCATCAGCACGCGACCAGCCATCCCCATATGTTCGCGTCCTTGGAGTGTCTCCTGGCGGGTGGCGACGCGCTGAATCCCGGTTGTGTGCGGGCGGTGCTCGCACACAGTCCTCCTGGGCGACTTCTCAACGGATACGGCCCTACCGAGAACGGCGTGCTGTCCACCACGCACGAACTCTCCCTCGCCGACGTACCCGAGGACACCCTGTCGGTTCCGATCGGCCGACCGGTCGGCAACTCCTCGGCCTACGTGCTCCGTTCCGACCGCAGCGTGGCGGAGATCGGAGAGGACGGAGAACTGTGGGTCGGCGGCGACGGCGTGGCACACGGCTACCACCGTGCTCCGGCGGCGACCCGCGAGCGTTTCCTCCCCGACCCGTTCAGCGACAGATCTGACGCGCGCCTTTATCGAACCGGTGACCTGGCACGATGGCGCCACGACGGTGTGATCGAGTTCCTGGGCCGCCAGGACCGGCAGGTCAAGATCCGGGGGTACCGGGTCGAGTTACGTGAAGTCGAACTCGCCCTGGCGGCCCATCCGCGGGTTCGCGAAGCCGCTGCCACCCTTCGCGAGCCTCGGGCAGGCGAACAGCAACTGGCCTGCTGGGTGGTACCCGAAGCGGATCTGAAAGACACACCAGAGAAGCTAGCCGGTCAGATTCGCCGGTATCTGCACGATCACGTCCCGTCCTACATGATTCCCGGCCGTATCACGGTGATCCCCGCCCTGCCCCTGAACGCCAGCGGCAAAATCGACCGGACCGCGCTGCCCACCCAGGTTCCACGAGCGGGACAAAGAGAAACCGGGAGCCGTCCGCGCGGCAAGATCGAAAAGGCCGTCGCCGAGGTCTGGCGAGACATCCTGGGTGTCGATGCCATCGCCCGCGACGACGACTTCTTCGCTTTGGGTGGACAATCCCTGCACACCACGCAGGTAGTCGCCGTCCTTCAGCACAAACTGGAAATCGACACTGCACACGGGCGCGATCTCATCGCACACCTGCTGACCACACCGACACTCCGCGAATTCGCCGCCACCGTCGCCGCGGCCAAAGCCGGTGTCGCCGAAGCCGCCGTAGTCTCCCGGCCCGATTACTGGGCGGACACCCGTCTCGGCACACTGGACGTCGCAACCTCGCCCGCCGCGTGGCCACCCCGATCGGTGTTGCTGACCGGCGCGACGGGGTTCCTGGGTGTGTTCCTCATCGACCGGCTCGTGCGCGCGGGCGTGGAGCGCGTCCAGTGTCTCGTCCGCGCGAGCGATGACACCGCGGCAGCTACCAGGCTGGCCGCGCGAATGCGTCGATACGGGCTGGACTGGACCCGCGTCCGAGACCGGGTGACCGCGCTCGCAGGCGATCTGACGACGCCCCGGCTGGGATCAGGACGCCGCTTCGCCGAGCTGGCCGAGGAAACGGACTTGATCATCCACAATGGCTCCCACGTGAACTTCGCCTACCCCTACAAGGCCCTGCGCGCGCCGAACGTGGAGGGAACACGGGAAATCGTCCGCCTCGCGTGCACGACGCGGCTCAAACCCCTGCACTACATCTCCTCCATCGCCGTTATCGCCGGCTTCGGCATCGCCGGAACCCGCCACGTCGCCGAGGACACTCCGCTGGCCCACGTCGAGCAAATTCGTCTGGGTTACCCGGAATCCAAATGGGTCGCCGAACAACTCGTCCACGCCGCGGGCGAGCGCGGACTGCCGATCGCGGTCCATCGACCGTATGAGATCACCGGCACCACCGACAGCGGGATCTGGAACACCGACACCATGATGTGCGCGCTTTTCCGCAGCATCGCCGACACCGGGACCGCACCCGGCATTCCCCTGCCGCTGGACTTCGTCCCCGTGGACTTCACCGCGGACGCCATCACCCACATCGCGCTGGATCGCCTGCCGGACGGGCGCGTGTACCACCTCGCCAACCCTCATGACGCCCGTCTCGACTTGGTGGTCGACCGCCTCCGCGCCCGCGGTCACCAGATCCGGACTTTGCCCTACCGGCGGTGGGTCGCGCGGATGAGCGCTCGCACCGCCGCCGACCCCGACGAGCCCATGGCCCCCTACCTGCCGATGTTCGAGCCCGCCGCTGACACCGGCGTATCCGTGAAGGAGATGTACTTCGCGGGCACCTTTCCCCGGTTCGGGCGGGAGAACTTCCAGGCCGCCATCGCCGAAACCGACCTGGTCTGCCCTCCCGTCGACGCGAACCTCATCGATCTCTACCTGGACCACTTCACCGAATCAGGCTTTCTGAGCCCGCCACAACGGTCGCGGCACACAGCCTGA